One stretch of Astatotilapia calliptera chromosome 3, fAstCal1.2, whole genome shotgun sequence DNA includes these proteins:
- the synpo2a gene encoding synaptopodin-2 isoform X3, with translation MFKKHRQRAKKFTLVSYGTGEDEPEYSDEEYEENPDSRQETSAPQFILVAPNDSDIDKPFLTSTHSGKSVLTFTLDKGLLEIERNLKNQAEMESLPETKGKGALMFAQRRQRMDEISAEHEELRRQGIPVEAVQKAENKIVEHSYMQSAAEGRSYMDVNVHQQTQQQYQQFQEQQYYEQQQNYQQQQQYQQQYQQQYQQQQYEQSHYQQQQMYHQQQEYHQEQQKMQQYSATVNGTVQHQTNEMQSSFSNRTAKPFSADNMAATPYSHAMSGTNQDSVSQGEQIASRDERISTPAIRTGLLLDSRKKNAAKPMFTFKEAPKVSPNPALLNLLNKGDKKPGFESGPEDDYLSLGAEACNFLQSQRVKHKIPPPVAPKPVINPTSPPWSSQIEATNQEMPQCAENSLSTPAAAPTAETTPAPELEPTPAPAPESYPPAAPQENPGSTNKEEQHTWPLPEPESQQQPTQAVAQEANGHMNSTLQSESSAVTTWGAAQTQMQQQLSSSSWHSAQVQPSEPPPRQSSPHPPWVSHQPTQNQAQQPPTSTWTPQIQQSWTQPPEQSQAQAHVQPSWAQSREQPQSQPQVHPPWAHSTEQPHLQKMQPNWSQAQEQMQPQQQHQWTQPSQTDSQHQPPWMQQPHKKSQAQTPWVQGVQPESQPQPPWVQQAQHQAPPQLWPQTEAPGQSQPPWVSAQPQQQQLPSVNAWAPSQTQPQAQPPWIQVAQPQPQAQPQANLNPWAPVPAQTQSQPPWAQHPPEHGQHHISSWTQEQDQAHHQSPWAQPVPAQPAPQPKWQQPTSKSPPQPPINTWQPAQTQPQTPVNAWTPQSQQKPVNISTLTVNTRPSPKPWQPPQNVPQSRSPPTPPQRMHSFTIGQRVSSPINPMATVLNPSSQGSAFEMPAVKGKGADMFAKRQSRMEKYIVDSETVEANKASRSTSPAASLPNEWKYTPNVRAPPPRAYNPIQSPFYPPAATKQPPSSSPSTKAKKKDKAKQMPAPKPLNVIDVMKHQPYQLNSSLFIYGPAAEATKPSAPKTSCSPPNPPDDNQPIRYEQMPLVQPAGPFGAPYPQQTYEMPMQPVMHDSQYQQIQPNVYPPSNPYQQPPSCPYQQVYNQQYQQPAPPAYHPQAPQSPNSPYQHSVQAGYQPANSPPYLAAPSVPYQPQPLSSYIAPSFPVAARPESASGGNPGVAPKPKFTANKSSAQVWKPAAVDKE, from the coding sequence ATGTTCAAGAAGCATCGTCAGAGAGCTAAGAAATTCACGCTCGTGAGCTACGGCACAGGAGAAGACGAGCCAGAGTACAGCGACGAGGAGTACGAGGAAAATCCAGACAGCAGACAAGAAACCTCTGCTCCACAATTTATCCTTGTGGCCCCAAACGACTCTGACATAGATAAGCCTTTTCTCACTAGCACCCACAGTGGCAAAAGTGTGCTAACTTTTACCTTGGACAAGGGTCTTCTTGAAATCGAAAGGAATTTGAAGAACCAAGCAGAGATGGAATCTTTGCCTGAAACCAAAGGCAAGGGTGCGCTGATGTTTGCCCAGCGTCGCCAGAGGATGGATGAGATTTCTGCTGAACACGAGGAGCTTAGGCGCCAAGGGATCCCCGTTGAAGCAGTGCAAaaggctgaaaataaaatagtgGAGCATTCCTACATGCAGTCGGCTGCAGAAGGCCGCAGTTACATGGATGTAAACGTGCACCAGCAAACCCAGCAACAGTACCAGCAGTTTCAAGAGCAACAGTACTATGAGCAACAGCAGAactaccaacaacaacaacaatatcaGCAACAATATCAGCAGCAATATCAGCAACAGCAATATGAGCAAAGTCACTATCAGCAACAGCAAATGTATCACCAGCAGCAAGAATATCATCAGGAGCAACAAAAAATGCAGCAGTATTCAGCAACTGTCAATGGCACTGTCCAACATCAAACAAATGAAATGCAGAGCTCTTTCAGCAATCGTACTGCAAAGCCTTTCTCAGCAGACAACATGGCGGCCACCCCTTATTCTCACGCAATGAGTGGGACCAATCAAGATTCTGTGAGTCAAGGAGAGCAGATTGCTTCCCGTGATGAGCGCATTTCTACTCCTGCAATCAGGACGGGACTTTTGTTGGATTCAAGGAAAAAGAATGCAGCCAAGCCTATGTTCACATTTAAGGAAGCCCCAAAAGTATCCCCAAACCCAGCATTGCTGAACCTCCTAAACAAAGGTGATAAAAAGCCCGGGTTTGAATCAGGACCTGAGGATGATTATCTTAGTCTTGGAGCCGAGGCTTGTAattttcttcagtctcagcgaGTCAAACACAAGATTCCTCCACCAGTTGCCCCAAAGCCTGTGATCAATCCCACATCACCTCCTTGGTCCTCACAGATAGAAGCAACCAACCAGGAGATGCCTCAGTGTGCTGAAAATAGTCTATCCACACCTGCTGCAGCCCCCACCGCAGAGACTACTCCTGCTCCAGAACTAGAGCCAACCCCTGCACCTGCCCCTGAGTCTTATCCCCCTGCTGCACCCCAGGAGAATCCTGGCAGTACCAACAAAGAGGAACAGCACACATGGCCGCTCCCAGAACCCGAATCTCAACAACAGCCCACACAAGCTGTAGCTCAAGAGGCAAATGGTCATATGAATTCTACGCTGCAGTCTGAGTCGTCTGCTGTGACTACCTGGGGTGCAgctcaaacacaaatgcaacaaCAGTTATCTTCAAGTTCTTGGCATTCAGCTCAAGTGCAGCCCTCAGAACCACCTCCAAGACAGTCCTCACCTCACCCACCTTGGGTATCACATCAGCCTACTCAGAACCAGGCACAGCAACCTCCCACAAGTACTTGGACCCCTCAAATTCAGCAGTCCTGGACGCAGCCTCCAGAGCAATCACAAGCCCAAGCACATGTTCAGCCATCCTGGGCCCAGTCACGAGAGCAACCTCAGTCTCAGCCGCAGGTTCACCCACCTTGGGCACACTCTACTGAGCAGCCACATCTACAGAAAATGCAGCCCAACTGGAGTCAAGCCCAAGAACaaatgcagccacaacaacagcACCAATGGACACAGCCATCACAAACAGACTCTCAACATCAACCACCATGGATGCAACAACCTCATAAAAAATCCCAAGCACAAACTCCTTGGGTTCAAGGGGTACAACCAGAATCCCAGCCACAACCACCATGGGTTCAGCAAGCACAACATCAGGCTCCTCCACAATTATGGCCACAGACTGAAGCACCAGGTCAGTCTCAACCACCTTGGGTATCAGCTCAACCACAACAGCAACAGCTACCTTCAGTGAATGCATGGGCCCCATCACAAACTCAACCCCAAGCTCAGCCACCCTGGATCCAAGTCGCTCAACCACAACCTCAAGCACAGCCTCAAGCCAATTTAAATCCATGGGCGCCAGTACCTGCCCAGACTCAGTCTCAGCCTCCATGGGCTCAACACCCCCCAGAGCACGGTCAACACCACATAAGTTCTTGGACTCAAGAGCAGGATCAGGCCCACCATCAGTCTCCATGGGCTCAACCTGTTCCAGCCCAGCCAGCACCACAGCCAAAGTGGCAACAGCCTACATCAAAGagtccaccacaaccaccaatAAACACATGGCAACCAGCTCAGACACAGCCTCAGACACCTGTGAATGCCTGGACTCCACAATCACAGCAAAAACCTGTGAATATTTCCACACTGACAGTGAACACTCGCCCCTCTCCAAAACCTTGGCAACCACCACAAAATGTTCCACAAAGCCGATCCCCTCCTACTCCGCCACAGCGAATGCACTCTTTCACTATTGGTCAAAGAGTTTCATCGCCCATCAACCCAATGGCCACTGTCTTAAACCCATCATCCCAGGGTTCAGCATTTGAGATGCCAGCTGTTAAAGGAAAAGGAGCTGATATGTTTGCAAAGAGGCAGTCTCGAATGGAGAAGTATATCGTGGACTCTGAGACGGTGGAAGCAAATAAGGCAAGCAGGTCAACATCACCAGCAGCTTCCTTACCGAATGAGTGGAAATACACTCCCAATGTACGTGCTCCACCTCCACGTGCATATAACCCTATTCAATCACCTTTTTATCCCCCAGCAGCAACAAAGCAACCCCCTTCAAGTAGCCCCTCAaccaaagcaaagaaaaaagacaaagcgAAACAGATGCCTGCTCCTAAACCTCTTAATGTAATAGATGTCATGAAACATCAACCCTATCAACTAAATTCCTCACTCTTTATCTATGGTCCAGCAGCAGAGGCCACCAAGCCTTCCGCACCTAAGACCAGCTGTTCGCCTCCTAATCCACCTGATGATAACCAACCAATCAGATATGAGCAAATGCCCCTGGTCCAGCCTGCTGGACCATTTGGTGCCCCATACCCCCAACAAACCTATGAGATGCCAATGCAGCCTGTGATGCACGATAGCCAGTATCAGCAGATCCAACCAAATGTTTATCCCCCCTCTAATCCTTATCAGCAACCTCCTAGTTGTCCATACCAGCAAGTATATAACCAACAGTATCAACAACCTGCTCCACCTGCTTATCATCCCCAAGCCCCTCAGTCTCCAAACTCTCCCTACCAACACTCGGTACAAGCTGGTTACCAGCCAGCCAATAGCCCTCCCTATCTGGCAGCTCCTTCAGTGCCCTACCAGCCACAGCCTCTTAGTAGCTATATTGCTCCCAGTTTCCCTGTGGCTGCTAGGCCTGAGTCTGCATCTGGTGGTAACCCTGGAGTGGCTCCCAAGCCTAAGTTTACAGCTAATAAGAGTTCAGCTCAGGTGTGGAAGCCTGCAGCAGTTGATAAAGAGTGA